From a region of the Haematobia irritans isolate KBUSLIRL chromosome 4, ASM5000362v1, whole genome shotgun sequence genome:
- the LOC142235680 gene encoding uncharacterized protein LOC142235680, with the protein MLLGSDVLPSIIKSGVLKNISGGLMAQETVFGWLISGPPKPRAVTSCSTLVTSHDSINDEIRKFWELEEIPSARPVSVSDIWCEEFYRKTTTRLPNGKYMVRLPFRNDLSSEISLGSSRRAAMGQYLRMEKTLKKSLELEAEYSKVLSEYLSLGHMEPDSPNEIYRGDRYFSFYLPHHAVIRPESASTKVRVVFNASKKTSTGVSLNDILFTGPTLQTDLMSVILRWRFFKYVFNGDIEKMYRQIYVHEEDRSFQKILFRSSPNTEIQDFALRTVTFGVNCAPYLAIRTLLQLSSDGKITHPNASSILKSQTYVDDILSGGHTLAEAQQYLLELIDLLATAGFPLKKMTANHPAILVNLPREDLLAEDFLKLEETSDMKTLGIRWNAMSDHFFYKVSTISIPSVPITKRKILSIVAKLFDPAGWLAPVIVLAKILMQQLWMDRTDWDEEVKPHSLERWKNFIENFSDIETIRIPRWIHYTPKCEFQIHGFCDASEKAYCACVYVLSTFDHSDTTSFLLVSKSKVAPLKTVSLPRLELCGAALLSKLIKTVCENIRFTVSDICLWSDSTITLAWLQKPPFHWKTFVANKVSEILDNVGNIKWRHVPTKDNPADIGTRGCSAAELKTDHLWWHGPQWLVKPPAVWPKQISLQEPTLERKVAACHSQTEHEDLLDRFSSLDRALRVVCFMFRFARKCQKRSTTNMNHAFITAEEITFSKYRLVRLAQIANFPDEYNALKLGQSISKKSRLLSLNPILDQNELLRVNGRLVNSDLSYNERFPIILPEKSTYCKLLIEFSHKILLHAEHQTMLRTIRQEFYVIRLKSIIRQCIRKCRVCVMYKHQTRTQIMAALPPERCTFSLPFTNTGIDFAGPFDLKTSTLRNAKLQKGYAAIFVCLSTRAIHLEVCSELSSEAFLSTFTRFVGRRGFPKKVFSDNGTNFVGAARSLRNEYKEFLKSAEKSVVEKYAMHSFSWHFIPPHTPHMGGLWEAAVKSMKTHLKKVASNSKFTFEEFSTLLVRIESVLNSRPLSPMTENPTDLVPLTPGHLLRGAPLMAIPEEHSEDLTLLNRWKKLKSLQIMFARRWKNEYVVELQRRYKWKSAQLNLKENDFVVVKEDNLPPTEWCLGRVMKVFPGKDSMVRVAEIRTQNAYQNVESAKKDISCSTAIDSKGCLSRKDETSLRKMDFVLTASVPATEENGVAQEADV; encoded by the exons ATGCTTTTAGGAAGTGATGTGTTACCGTCTATTATTAAATCCGGGGTCCTGAAAAATATTTCTGGTGGCCTAATGGCGCAGGAGACTGTGTTTGGCTGGCTGATTAGTGGACCACCAAAACCACGAGCTGTGACATCATGCTCGACCTTAGTAACGTCACATGATTCAATAAATGACGAGATTAGGAAATTCTGGGAGTTAGAGGAAATTCCGTCTGCAAGGCCTGTTTCTGTCAGTGACATTTGGTGCGAAGAGTTTTATAGAAAGACGACAACTCGATTACCAAATGGGAAATATATGGTTAGGTTGCCATTTCGCAATGATCTTTCCTCTGAAATTTCATTGGGTTCATCGCGTCGAGCAGCTATGGGACAATATCTACGGATGGAGAAAACACTGAAAAAGTCACTTGAATTGGAAGCTGAATATTCGAAAGTTTTGTCGGAATATCTGAGTTTGGGCCATATGGAACCTGATTCTCCAAATGAGATCTATCGAGGTGATCGTTACTTTTCGTTTTATCTACCACATCACGCTGTAATTAGGCCAGAAAGTGCATCCACTAAGGTACGAGTGGTTTTTAATGCGTCAAAGAAAACTTCTACAGGAGTTTCTTTAAATGATATATTGTTTACGGGTCCGACATTACAAACTGACTTGATGAGTGTTATTCTTCGTTggcgttttttcaaatatgtcTTTAACGGCGACATAGAGAAAATGTACCGGCAAATCTATGTTCATGAAGAAGACCGGtcatttcaaaaaattctatttcgaagTTCTCCCAATACTGAAATTCAAGATTTTGCTTTAAGGACTGTGACATTTGGCGTCAACTGTGCACCCTATTTGGCGATAAGAACGCTTCTACAATTAAGTTCAGATGGAAAGATTACTCATCCAAACGCTTCGTCTATCCTTAAGAGCCAAACATATGTTGATGACATTCTTTCAGGTGGGCATACTTTAGCTGAGGCTCAACAATATTTATTGGAACTTATTGATTTATTGGCCACAGCGGGGTTTCCTTTAAAGAAAATGACAGCGAACCATCCTGCAATCCTTGTTAATTTGCCCCGGGAAGATCTTCTTGCAgaagacttcttaaaattggaaGAGACGAGCGACATGAAAACGTTAGGTATTCGGTGGAATGCCATGTCTGATCATTTCTTTTACAAAGTTTCCACCATATCTATTCCAAGCGTGCCGATAACCAAgcgcaaaattttatcgatagTTGCAAAACTTTTTGATCCAGCAGGATGGTTGGCACCTGTAATcgttcttgccaaaattttgatgcagcaACTCTGGATGGATAGAACTGACTGGGATGAGGAAGTTAAGCCTCATTCCCTTGAAAGATGGAagaattttatagagaatttttctgACATCGAGACCATAAGAATTCCTCGATGGATTCATTACACGCCAAAATGCGAATTTCAAATTCATGGATTCTGTGACGCTTCGGAGAAGGCGTATTGTGCCTGTGTATACGTCTTATCAACTTTTGATCACTCTGATACAACGTCGTTTCTTTTAGTTTCAAAAAGTAAAGTAGCGCCACTGAAAACTGTTAGTCTGCCAAGACTTGAATTGTGTGGAGCGGCACTTCTGTCAAAACTAATAAAAACTGTTTGCGAAAATATAAGGTTTACTGTTTCTGATATCTGCCTTTGGTCTGACTCAACAATCACGTTAGCTTGGTTACAAAAACCGCCGTTTCATTGGAAAACGTTCGTAGCGAATAAAGTTTCAGAAATATTAGATAATGTGGGAAATATAAAATGGAGACATGTTCCAACAAAGGATAACCCAGCAGATATTGGAACTAGGGGTTGTTCTGCCGCTGAATTGAAAACCGATCACTTATGGTGGCATGGACCGCAGTGGTTAGTGAAGCCTCCTGCAgtttggccaaaacaaatttcattgcaGGAACCAACTCTTGAACGGAAGGTTGCTGCCTGTCACTCGCAAACGGAACACGAAGATTTGTTGGATCGGTTTTCATCTCTTGATCGTGCACTGCGAGTTGTCTGTTTCATGTTTAGATTCGCGAGAAAATGCCAGAAGCGATCTACCACAAATATGAATCATGCATTCATTACCGCTGAAGAAATTACGTTCTCCAAATATCGTCTTGTCCGTCTTGCCCAAATAGCGAATTTTCCTGATGAGTATAACGCCCTAAAACTAGGTCAGTccatcagtaaaaaaagtcgtCTTCTTTCACTGAATCCCATTCTTGATCAAAATGAGTTGCTTCGTGTTAATGGTCGCTTAGTAAACTCCGACCTCAGCTATAATGAAAGATTTCCAATTATTTTGCCTGAAAAGTCTACTTACTGCAAGTTACTGATTGAATTTAGCCATAAAATACTGTTACACGCTGAACATCAAACAATGTTACGAACTATCCGACAGGAATTTTATGTGATACGCTTAAAAAGCATCATTCGTCAATGTATTCGTAAATGTAGAGTATGTGTTATGTATAAGCATCAAACACGAACCCAGATTATGGCAGCGCTTCCTCCTGAAAGGTGCACCTTTTCGTTGCCATTCACGAACACCGGCATTGACTTCGCCGGTCCGTTTGACTTGAAGACCTCGACGCTCCGAAACGCTAAATTACAGAAAGGGTATGCTGCAATCTTCGTCTGCTTGTCTACTAGAGCTATTCATCTTGAAGTATGTTCTGAGCTTTCCTCTGAGGCATTCCTCTCTACTTTTACTCGGTTTGTAGGAAGACGAGGATTTCCTAAGAAAGTTTTTTCTGATAATGGGACGAATTTTGTGGGTGCAGCTAGATCCCTTCGTAACGAATACAAAGAATTTCTGAAGTCGGCCGAAAAATCTGTTGTTGAAAAATACGCTATGCATTCGTTTTCTTGGCACTTCATTCCCCCACATACACCACATATGGGTGGATTGTGGGAAGCTGCTGTAAAAAGCATGAAAACCCACTTGAAAAAGGTTGCATCAAACTCGAAGTTCACCTTTGAAGAATTCTCAACTCTGCTGGTACGAATTGAAAGTGTTCTTAATTCTCGGCCACTATCACCAATGACTGAAAATCCAACTGATTTGGTTCCTCTAACTCCTGGACATTTACTTAGAGGAGCCCCACTTATGGCCATTCCTGAAGAACACTCAGAAGATCTAACTCTCTTAAACCGCTGGAAGAAACTTAAATCCCTGCAAATAATGTTCGCACGGCGGTGGAAAAACGAGTATGTTGTCGAATTGCAACGTCGATATAAATGGAAATCTGCTCAGTTGAACTTAAAAGAGAATGATTTCGTCGTAGTCAAGGAGGACAATCTCCCTCCGACTGAATGGTGTCTGGGTAGGGTAATGAAAGTATTCCCTGGGAAAGATTCAATGGTTCGCGTGGCTGAGATACGCACACAAAATG CTTACCAAAATGTCGAATCTGCAAAGAAAGACATTTCGTGCAGTACTGCCATAGATTCCAAGGGATGCCTGTCGCGAAAAGACGAGACTTCATTAAGAAAAATGGATTTTGTTTTAACTGCCTCAGTACCAGCCACAGAAGAGAATGGTGTCGCTCAAGAAGCAGATGTGTAG